A single genomic interval of Shewanella halotolerans harbors:
- the serA gene encoding phosphoglycerate dehydrogenase — translation MAKHSLDKDKIKILLLEGVHQSAVDVFKRAGYNNIEYHKASLGEEELLASIKDAHFVGIRSRTQLTKAVLDKAEKLVSIGCFCIGTNQVDLAAAEKLGIPVFNAPFSNTRSVAELVLGEIIMLLRGIPQRNALAHRGGWLKSANGSFEARGKTLGVIGYGHIGTQLGILAETLGMRVIFFDIEDKLPLGNAQQIHSLEQLLSLADVVSLHVPETPQTKNMIGSKELAAMRQGSILINASRGTVVDIDALAEAIRGDHIVGAAIDVFPVEPKSNDDEFVSPLRGLDNVLLTPHVGGSTQEAQENIGIEVAGKLAKYSDNGSTMTAVNFPEVSLAQHKDTSRLLHIHHNRPGILIKINQAFAEKGINIAAQYLQTTAEIGYVVMEVNSDQADEALEEMKAIDGTIRTRLLH, via the coding sequence ATGGCGAAACATTCGCTGGACAAGGATAAGATCAAGATCCTGCTGTTGGAAGGCGTCCACCAATCTGCGGTAGATGTATTCAAGCGTGCAGGTTACAACAACATCGAATATCACAAGGCATCGCTGGGGGAAGAGGAGCTGTTAGCCTCGATTAAAGATGCTCACTTCGTTGGCATCCGATCCCGTACCCAACTCACCAAGGCCGTGCTCGACAAGGCTGAAAAGCTGGTCAGCATAGGTTGCTTCTGTATCGGCACCAACCAGGTCGATCTCGCCGCGGCCGAAAAACTGGGAATTCCAGTCTTCAACGCGCCGTTTTCCAATACTCGCTCCGTCGCCGAGCTGGTACTGGGTGAGATCATCATGCTGCTGCGTGGTATTCCACAGCGCAACGCCCTGGCCCACCGTGGTGGCTGGCTCAAGAGTGCCAATGGCAGCTTCGAGGCCCGCGGCAAGACCCTAGGTGTGATTGGCTATGGCCACATTGGTACTCAGCTGGGGATCCTGGCCGAGACCCTAGGCATGCGCGTCATCTTCTTCGATATCGAAGACAAGCTGCCTCTGGGTAATGCTCAGCAGATCCACTCGCTGGAACAGTTGCTGTCCCTCGCCGACGTGGTGAGCCTGCACGTGCCAGAGACGCCGCAGACCAAGAACATGATTGGCAGCAAAGAGCTGGCGGCCATGCGTCAGGGCAGTATTCTGATCAACGCCTCACGCGGCACTGTGGTAGATATCGACGCCCTGGCTGAGGCGATCCGCGGCGATCATATCGTCGGCGCCGCCATCGACGTCTTCCCGGTCGAGCCTAAGTCGAACGACGACGAGTTTGTCAGCCCACTTCGCGGCCTGGATAACGTCCTGCTCACCCCACACGTGGGCGGTAGCACTCAGGAAGCCCAGGAAAATATCGGCATCGAGGTGGCAGGCAAGCTGGCGAAATACTCAGACAACGGCTCAACCATGACGGCCGTCAACTTCCCTGAGGTATCGCTGGCGCAGCATAAAGACACCTCGCGTCTGCTGCATATTCACCACAACCGTCCGGGTATTCTTATCAAGATTAACCAAGCCTTCGCCGAGAAAGGGATCAACATCGCCGCCCAATACCTGCAAACCACCGCAGAGATTGGTTACGTGGTGATGGAGGTCAACTCAGATCAGGCCGATGAGGCGCTGGAAGAGATGAAGGCGATCGACGGTACCATCAGGACTCGTCTGCTGCACTAA
- the ygfZ gene encoding tRNA-modifying protein YgfZ: MTLTVSQPQWPLNEAQPAIVFSQLSHLGLISVTGEQARTFIHGQVTTDITSLEADQWRWGAHCDPKGKMLASFRAFAHQDALLMMMPRETLALDLPQLQKYAVFSKAELVDASDDWCLIGVSGEQAPAWIAQAFGEIAAELTEIPGGVILRDGDRFIIAVKRDTQTELLSKIDQPIYDFSAWQAVEIAAGLPNIYARHQSQFVPQMCNVQAVDGISFTKGCYMGQETVARMKYRGGNKRALYIVQGSASVAIDDDSQLEMKLEDDEGYRRAGTIVEAVQRDGQLLLSAVLPNDTPLTAQLRMAGDEASVLTLAPLPYSLDEE, from the coding sequence ATGACGCTTACCGTTTCTCAACCTCAGTGGCCCCTCAATGAGGCGCAACCCGCCATCGTTTTCAGCCAACTCTCCCATCTCGGCCTTATCTCTGTAACCGGCGAGCAGGCACGGACTTTCATCCACGGTCAGGTGACCACAGATATCACCTCTCTTGAGGCCGATCAGTGGCGCTGGGGCGCCCACTGCGATCCTAAGGGCAAGATGCTGGCAAGCTTCAGAGCCTTCGCCCATCAAGATGCCCTGCTGATGATGATGCCAAGAGAGACGCTGGCGCTCGATCTGCCGCAGCTGCAGAAATATGCCGTGTTCAGCAAGGCAGAACTGGTGGATGCCAGCGACGACTGGTGTCTAATAGGCGTCAGCGGCGAGCAGGCCCCAGCCTGGATAGCCCAGGCCTTTGGCGAGATCGCAGCCGAGCTCACCGAGATCCCAGGCGGCGTCATCCTAAGAGACGGCGATCGCTTTATCATTGCCGTTAAGCGCGATACTCAAACCGAGCTGCTGAGTAAGATAGACCAACCCATCTATGACTTCAGCGCCTGGCAGGCGGTCGAGATCGCCGCCGGTCTGCCAAACATATATGCCCGTCATCAGAGCCAGTTTGTGCCGCAGATGTGTAACGTGCAGGCGGTCGATGGCATCAGCTTCACCAAGGGCTGCTACATGGGTCAGGAAACCGTGGCCCGCATGAAGTATCGCGGCGGCAACAAGCGCGCCCTCTATATCGTCCAAGGCTCGGCCAGTGTGGCGATAGATGACGACAGCCAGCTCGAGATGAAACTGGAAGATGATGAAGGTTATCGCCGCGCCGGCACCATTGTGGAAGCCGTGCAGCGTGACGGTCAGCTGCTACTGAGTGCCGTACTGCCCAACGATACGCCGTTGACGGCTCAGCTGAGAATGGCGGGCGATGAGGCATCAGTTCTCACCCTAGCACCACTGCCCTACTCCCTAGATGAAGAGTAA
- a CDS encoding response regulator, producing the protein MEKATVLVVDDTPENIDILVGILGDEYKVKVAIDGPKALAIAGKSAPDIILLDVMMPGMNGYEVCKRLKQEPLTAHIPVIFVTALTDVADETQGFELGAVDYITKPVSAPVVKARVKTHLSLYDQKRLLEQEVKARTRELEVTRLEIIRRLGRAAEYKDNETGMHVIRMSHYARLLARQAGMSEHFCELIYNASPMHDIGKIGTPDAILKKPAKLDDEEWREMQRHAEIGAEIIGEHPDPMLEMARRIALTHHEKWDGSGYPKGLSGEEIPIEGRIVAIADVFDALTSIRPYKQAWSVEDTLALIDREAGKHFDPELVSHFKAIVDEAVKIRDSHQDKE; encoded by the coding sequence ATGGAGAAAGCCACGGTATTGGTTGTGGACGATACCCCGGAGAATATCGATATCTTAGTGGGTATTCTTGGGGATGAGTATAAGGTGAAGGTGGCGATCGACGGGCCTAAGGCGCTGGCGATCGCAGGCAAGAGCGCGCCTGACATCATCTTGCTCGACGTGATGATGCCGGGCATGAATGGCTATGAGGTGTGTAAGCGGCTCAAGCAAGAGCCTTTGACGGCGCACATTCCGGTGATCTTCGTCACCGCCCTGACCGACGTGGCCGACGAGACCCAAGGGTTCGAGCTGGGGGCGGTGGACTATATTACCAAGCCGGTCAGTGCCCCCGTGGTTAAGGCGAGGGTGAAGACTCATCTGTCGCTGTACGATCAGAAACGCCTGCTGGAGCAGGAGGTGAAGGCCAGAACCCGTGAGCTGGAGGTGACCAGGCTTGAGATCATCCGCCGCCTGGGCCGCGCCGCCGAGTATAAGGACAACGAGACGGGGATGCATGTTATCCGCATGAGCCACTACGCCCGTCTTCTGGCCCGCCAGGCGGGGATGTCGGAACATTTCTGTGAGCTTATCTATAACGCCTCTCCCATGCATGATATCGGCAAGATAGGCACGCCGGACGCCATTTTGAAGAAGCCCGCCAAGTTAGACGATGAGGAGTGGCGAGAGATGCAGCGTCACGCCGAGATAGGCGCCGAGATCATCGGTGAGCATCCGGATCCCATGCTGGAGATGGCGCGGCGCATCGCCCTGACCCACCATGAGAAATGGGATGGCTCGGGCTATCCTAAGGGGCTGAGTGGCGAGGAGATCCCCATCGAGGGGCGCATAGTGGCCATTGCCGATGTGTTCGATGCCCTGACCTCGATTCGTCCCTACAAGCAGGCCTGGAGCGTGGAGGATACCCTGGCGTTGATCGACCGCGAGGCGGGTAAACATTTCGACCCCGAGCTGGTGAGCCATTTCAAGGCGATTGTCGATGAGGCGGTGAAGATCCGCGACAGCCATCAGGACAAGGAGTAG
- a CDS encoding PAS domain S-box protein has product MDMSRLRTFRSRIIVQIALPLIAIMAMVLSLIAWFNYRAEESYLYGDLEKQAEMVASRVHHFLSFAEKDTRTFADLLGQMSRDQLLQQDGELKALLTRRLERHSDFYASAIAFRPSLTPNQRPYAPYVFRDQDGVKFLDIGADSYDYTDGQWAWWSEAIDKPQGYWSLPYFDEGAGNILMITFSQSFGPSSPYWGVVTVDLALDALPAMAGIDADRMLVLDDKGRLIYHKDAQLLMSQGTDKWLAPSNDNGDFISLLQSAKSGNSRMLAADGQAYLASVGVVPKLNWRVVIMTQEDKLSHQLYMGLSSLVLTLLLISAVLYLTGYLTARRLSLPIERLAAGIVAFGAGKTKHIEGTRGAVAEVETLTDKFNELAEVLAQREQALLDSRGNRFAKLIDGMSDKSFYCSLEPDGQIAQVSAGVEKVLGVSPDLLKRKYQRMFSDNPINEANWEYMDSALQGNSVPPHQVEMIAANGSVRRLDLFMQPLLADNGELLSIEMLFNDVTEQFSAAAWSNAVLESAPEAMLIVDEQGSVVFSNSRCQQLFGFDAQQMLALNVDQLVPDSVKHHEALRAKFIAEGVDRRMGLGLGKTLKAKKADGSLFPVEISLGLLPADSDGLRQVAASIRDMTEELATAKRIKDSESRFRGLVGNIPGAVYRTRLGEQWVMEYVSDNIAEITGYPAADFIENKKRVFASLILEADREATDTAINKGIAEQQSFEVQYRIHHRDGSLRWVHEKGKASYDDEGNALWFDGSIQDVTQSKLAQEKIAQSQQQLETITESIPNTVYQLRWIANDQRYFTFLSRACITTLGFHRDQLLANFDLVADCIIESERARIIRALSGESASGLKWIEEFRYQHPTGEQRWLQAGARGDRQDDGSIVWNGYLMDISERKQMDRELAKREAHFRALFDNAGIGIVNVDDRGVILDCNEQFSQYLQLPIERLKGSIFFDYQDPDQGLEAKNSFKRLMSDGADSVKLEIRLLNQAGEARWMDVNMTGLSDRQGEYRSAVLSMADISSLKLLSEELTLAKDAADAASKAKSDFLANMSHEIRTPMNAIIGMSQLCLQTNLDKKQQNYVEKIDRASKSLLGIINDILDFSKIEAGKLDIEAVPFQLDTMLEDLSDMFSVKAADKQLELLFAVAPNIPRHLVGDPLRLSQVLINLMNNAIKFTEQGEVMLSISQLVREDEEILLKFSVRDNGIGLTEEQRGKLFQSFSQADSSTTRKYGGTGLGLAICKQLVELMGGEIGVESQFGNGSTFFFSVRFKVADNQLIKVAQELEGMRILVADDNATARDILRSTLESMGFTVDTVRSGAEALSRCQETDYGVALIDWRMPEMDGLETARRLLSERANPPKTLIVSAHADGDFIDKAEQAGISGYITKPISASRLLDGIMSALGKQGAMPVRRKGSEVSPALLAQLKGKRILLVEDNEMNQEVASEFLEQVGVILSIAENGQVALEKLAMQSFDLVLMDCQMPVMDGYQATAELRKRPELADLPVIAMTANAMAGDKEMCLRAGMNDHIAKPIEVSLLYKTLLEYLGDDSQVIEESSTEQTDQHSQDAYWPQHPALDIDKGLQLVQNSARLYRRIFERFYTGQSRCAELIATAQREGKQEEAVRYAHTLKGVAGNLCCPELVTLAKQVEQALSDSIQADVTEALTQMGELLDSLCTTIGDWLSQTGAETLPQEDGTEPGAATDAPAMSAQELDAAIKELLKMLEEADAEAVEKLQAVRDRLPTSLANKIAPVLNMVNAYQFDEAIELVEEIFS; this is encoded by the coding sequence ATGGACATGAGCAGACTTCGTACCTTTCGTAGCCGGATAATCGTACAGATTGCCTTACCCCTTATCGCCATCATGGCCATGGTGTTGAGCCTGATCGCCTGGTTTAACTACCGGGCCGAAGAGAGCTACCTCTATGGCGATCTCGAGAAGCAGGCCGAGATGGTGGCCAGCCGGGTGCATCATTTTCTCTCCTTCGCCGAGAAGGATACCCGCACCTTTGCCGATCTCTTAGGCCAGATGAGTCGCGATCAGCTTCTCCAGCAAGATGGCGAGCTCAAGGCGTTGCTGACCCGGCGCCTGGAGCGCCACAGCGATTTCTATGCCAGCGCCATCGCCTTTCGCCCCAGCCTGACGCCTAATCAACGGCCCTATGCCCCCTATGTCTTCCGGGATCAGGACGGCGTGAAGTTCCTGGATATCGGCGCGGACAGCTACGACTATACCGACGGCCAATGGGCCTGGTGGAGCGAGGCGATAGACAAGCCTCAGGGTTACTGGTCGCTGCCCTATTTCGATGAGGGGGCCGGTAACATTTTGATGATCACCTTCTCCCAGTCCTTCGGCCCCTCAAGCCCCTACTGGGGCGTGGTGACGGTTGATCTGGCCCTGGACGCCCTGCCGGCCATGGCGGGGATCGATGCCGATCGCATGCTGGTGTTGGATGACAAGGGGCGGCTTATCTACCACAAGGATGCGCAGCTGCTGATGTCCCAGGGCACGGATAAGTGGCTCGCCCCATCAAATGACAACGGCGACTTCATCTCCCTGCTCCAGTCGGCCAAATCCGGTAACAGCCGCATGTTGGCCGCCGACGGTCAGGCCTATCTTGCCAGCGTAGGCGTGGTGCCTAAGCTCAACTGGCGGGTGGTGATCATGACCCAGGAGGACAAGCTCTCCCACCAGCTCTACATGGGGCTCTCCTCCCTGGTGCTGACCCTGCTGCTGATCTCCGCTGTGCTTTATCTGACGGGTTATCTCACCGCCAGACGCCTGTCACTGCCCATCGAACGTCTGGCCGCCGGCATAGTGGCCTTCGGCGCCGGTAAGACCAAACATATCGAAGGCACCCGGGGCGCGGTGGCCGAGGTGGAGACCCTAACGGATAAGTTTAACGAGCTGGCCGAGGTGCTGGCCCAGCGGGAGCAGGCGCTGCTGGATTCACGCGGCAACCGTTTTGCCAAGCTGATCGATGGCATGAGTGACAAGTCCTTCTACTGCTCGCTGGAGCCCGATGGCCAGATCGCCCAGGTCTCTGCCGGAGTCGAGAAGGTGCTGGGGGTCAGCCCGGATCTGCTCAAGCGTAAATATCAGCGGATGTTCTCCGACAACCCTATCAATGAGGCGAACTGGGAGTACATGGACAGTGCCCTGCAAGGCAATAGTGTGCCGCCCCATCAGGTGGAGATGATCGCCGCCAACGGTAGCGTGCGCCGCCTGGATCTCTTCATGCAGCCGCTGCTGGCGGACAACGGCGAGCTGCTCTCCATCGAGATGCTGTTTAACGATGTGACCGAACAGTTCTCGGCGGCGGCCTGGTCCAACGCCGTGCTGGAATCGGCTCCCGAGGCTATGTTGATCGTTGACGAGCAGGGTAGTGTCGTCTTCAGCAACAGTCGCTGCCAGCAGTTGTTTGGCTTTGATGCCCAGCAGATGCTGGCGCTGAATGTCGACCAGCTGGTGCCCGATAGCGTCAAGCATCATGAGGCCCTAAGAGCCAAGTTTATCGCCGAAGGGGTGGATCGTCGCATGGGCCTTGGGCTGGGTAAGACGCTCAAGGCCAAGAAGGCCGACGGCAGCCTGTTTCCGGTGGAGATCAGCCTGGGGCTACTGCCCGCCGACAGCGACGGACTGCGCCAGGTGGCGGCCTCGATACGGGACATGACAGAAGAGCTGGCCACCGCCAAGCGGATCAAGGACAGCGAGAGTCGCTTCCGCGGTCTGGTGGGCAATATTCCAGGCGCCGTCTACCGTACCCGATTAGGCGAGCAGTGGGTGATGGAGTATGTCAGCGACAACATCGCCGAGATCACCGGCTATCCCGCCGCCGACTTTATCGAGAACAAGAAGCGGGTCTTTGCCAGCCTGATCCTGGAGGCGGACAGGGAAGCCACCGACACGGCGATCAACAAGGGGATCGCCGAGCAGCAGAGCTTCGAGGTGCAATATCGTATTCATCACCGGGATGGCAGCCTACGCTGGGTGCACGAGAAGGGCAAGGCCAGCTATGACGATGAGGGCAATGCCCTCTGGTTCGATGGCAGCATACAGGATGTCACCCAGAGCAAGCTGGCCCAAGAGAAGATTGCCCAGTCCCAGCAGCAGCTGGAGACGATCACTGAGTCGATCCCCAACACCGTCTATCAGCTGCGCTGGATAGCCAACGATCAGCGCTACTTCACCTTCCTCTCCCGCGCCTGCATCACCACCCTGGGCTTCCACCGGGATCAGCTGCTGGCCAACTTCGACCTGGTGGCCGACTGCATCATAGAGTCGGAGCGGGCCCGCATCATTCGCGCCCTCTCCGGCGAGAGCGCGTCGGGGCTTAAGTGGATCGAAGAGTTTCGCTACCAACACCCCACGGGCGAGCAGCGCTGGCTACAGGCGGGGGCCAGGGGCGACCGTCAGGACGATGGCAGCATAGTCTGGAACGGTTACCTGATGGATATCAGCGAGCGCAAGCAGATGGACAGGGAACTGGCCAAGCGCGAGGCGCACTTCAGGGCCCTGTTCGATAACGCCGGCATCGGCATAGTCAATGTCGACGATCGCGGCGTCATCTTAGATTGCAACGAGCAGTTTAGCCAATACCTGCAGCTACCCATAGAGCGTCTCAAGGGCAGTATATTCTTCGATTATCAGGATCCGGATCAGGGGCTCGAGGCCAAGAACAGCTTTAAACGCCTGATGAGCGACGGCGCCGACAGCGTCAAGTTGGAGATCCGTCTGCTCAATCAAGCTGGCGAGGCCAGATGGATGGACGTCAACATGACGGGCCTGTCCGACAGGCAGGGGGAATATCGCTCCGCCGTGCTCTCCATGGCGGATATCAGCTCCCTCAAGCTGCTCTCCGAGGAGCTGACCCTGGCCAAGGATGCGGCCGATGCCGCCAGCAAGGCCAAGAGCGATTTCCTGGCGAACATGTCCCATGAGATCCGCACTCCGATGAACGCCATCATAGGCATGTCGCAGCTGTGTCTACAGACCAATTTGGATAAGAAGCAGCAGAACTATGTGGAGAAGATCGACCGCGCCTCCAAGTCGCTGCTGGGGATCATCAACGACATTTTGGACTTCTCCAAGATAGAGGCGGGCAAGCTGGATATCGAGGCGGTGCCTTTCCAGCTCGACACTATGCTGGAAGATCTCAGCGACATGTTCTCGGTCAAGGCCGCCGACAAGCAGCTCGAGCTGCTGTTTGCCGTGGCGCCCAATATTCCCCGCCATCTTGTGGGGGATCCGCTGCGTCTCAGCCAGGTGTTGATCAATTTGATGAACAACGCCATCAAGTTTACCGAGCAGGGCGAGGTGATGCTGTCGATCAGCCAGCTGGTGCGCGAGGATGAGGAGATACTGCTCAAGTTCAGCGTGCGCGACAACGGCATAGGCCTCACCGAGGAGCAGCGCGGCAAGCTGTTCCAGTCTTTCAGTCAGGCCGACAGTTCCACCACCCGCAAGTATGGCGGCACAGGCCTTGGGCTGGCGATCTGCAAGCAGCTGGTGGAACTCATGGGCGGCGAGATCGGCGTCGAGAGTCAGTTCGGCAACGGCAGCACCTTCTTCTTCAGCGTGCGCTTCAAGGTCGCCGACAATCAGCTGATCAAGGTGGCCCAGGAGCTGGAAGGAATGCGGATTCTGGTGGCTGACGACAACGCCACCGCCCGGGATATTCTGCGCAGCACCCTGGAGAGCATGGGCTTTACCGTCGATACGGTGCGCAGCGGCGCCGAGGCGCTGAGTCGCTGTCAGGAGACCGACTATGGGGTGGCGTTGATCGACTGGCGCATGCCTGAGATGGACGGCTTGGAGACGGCGCGGCGGTTGCTGAGCGAGCGCGCTAACCCGCCCAAGACGCTGATCGTCTCGGCCCATGCCGACGGTGATTTTATCGACAAGGCGGAGCAGGCGGGGATCTCGGGTTATATCACTAAGCCGATCAGCGCCTCGCGCCTGCTGGACGGCATCATGTCGGCCCTGGGTAAGCAAGGTGCCATGCCGGTGCGGCGCAAAGGCAGCGAGGTAAGTCCTGCCCTGTTGGCGCAGCTCAAGGGCAAGCGCATCCTGCTGGTGGAAGACAACGAGATGAACCAGGAGGTGGCCAGCGAGTTCCTCGAGCAGGTGGGGGTGATCCTCTCGATTGCCGAGAATGGTCAGGTGGCGCTGGAGAAGCTGGCCATGCAGAGCTTCGACTTGGTGCTGATGGATTGTCAGATGCCGGTAATGGATGGCTATCAGGCCACCGCCGAGCTGCGTAAGCGTCCCGAGCTGGCAGATTTGCCTGTGATCGCCATGACGGCCAACGCCATGGCGGGCGACAAGGAGATGTGCCTGCGCGCCGGCATGAACGACCATATCGCCAAGCCTATCGAGGTGTCGCTGCTCTACAAGACGCTGCTGGAATACCTGGGGGATGACAGCCAGGTGATTGAGGAGAGCAGCACTGAGCAGACTGATCAGCACAGCCAGGATGCCTATTGGCCCCAACACCCGGCGCTGGACATCGATAAGGGGCTGCAGCTGGTGCAGAACTCGGCGCGTCTCTACCGGCGGATATTCGAGCGTTTCTATACGGGTCAGTCCCGCTGCGCGGAGCTTATCGCCACCGCACAGCGTGAGGGCAAGCAGGAGGAGGCGGTGCGTTACGCCCACACCCTCAAGGGGGTGGCCGGTAACCTCTGCTGCCCAGAGCTGGTGACCTTGGCCAAGCAGGTAGAGCAGGCACTCAGCGATTCGATCCAGGCCGATGTGACTGAGGCGCTGACTCAGATGGGTGAGCTGTTAGACAGCCTGTGCACCACTATAGGCGACTGGCTCAGTCAGACCGGGGCCGAGACGCTGCCGCAAGAAGATGGCACCGAGCCCGGGGCGGCTACCGATGCGCCAGCCATGTCGGCCCAGGAGCTGGATGCCGCCATCAAGGAGCTGCTCAAGATGCTGGAGGAGGCGGACGCCGAGGCGGTGGAGAAGCTACAGGCGGTTCGCGATCGTTTGCCAACCTCGCTCGCTAACAAGATAGCGCCCGTGCTCAACATGGTGAACGCCTATCAGTTTGACGAGGCGATCGAGCTGGTGGAGGAGATCTTTAGCTAG
- a CDS encoding ABC transporter ATP-binding protein, translating to MTSVATLSEISKGFNDGDKFHLVLDRLDLELALGETVALTGPSGSGKSTLLNIIAGFERPSSGTLTLLTQDTRTWDDSRWSQFRHHQLGVVFQQFNLLTPLNVEDNIAFPLHLQGDGWNAWCDHLVDALGLRPLLKRHVEALSGGQQQRVAIARALAHKPALLLADEPTGNLDQTTSLEVMALICALAAEHDTSILMVTHSMECAAFMQRRWHLDLGRVHE from the coding sequence ATGACGAGTGTCGCGACCCTGAGCGAGATCTCAAAGGGCTTTAACGACGGCGATAAGTTTCACCTGGTGCTGGACAGGCTCGACCTAGAGCTCGCCCTCGGCGAAACGGTTGCCCTCACAGGCCCGAGTGGAAGCGGCAAGAGCACGCTACTCAATATCATCGCCGGATTCGAGCGCCCCAGCAGCGGTACCCTCACCCTATTAACCCAAGATACCCGAACCTGGGACGACAGCCGCTGGAGCCAGTTCAGGCATCATCAGCTGGGCGTCGTCTTCCAGCAATTTAACCTGCTCACCCCGCTCAATGTCGAAGACAACATCGCCTTTCCCCTGCACCTTCAGGGAGACGGCTGGAACGCCTGGTGCGATCATCTGGTCGACGCGCTCGGGCTAAGGCCCCTGCTCAAGCGCCATGTGGAGGCCCTGTCTGGCGGTCAACAGCAAAGGGTGGCCATCGCCCGGGCCCTGGCCCACAAGCCGGCATTATTGCTGGCGGACGAGCCCACGGGCAACCTGGATCAGACCACCAGCCTGGAGGTGATGGCGCTTATCTGCGCCCTGGCCGCCGAGCACGACACCAGTATCTTAATGGTGACCCACTCCATGGAGTGCGCCGCCTTCATGCAGCGCCGCTGGCACCTGGATCTTGGTCGGGTACATGAGTAG